The proteins below are encoded in one region of Carcharodon carcharias isolate sCarCar2 chromosome 2, sCarCar2.pri, whole genome shotgun sequence:
- the scg2a gene encoding secretogranin-2, translating into MAVIKTFTSGTILTLSILLYSDCLKAASLVPNRYDASTFKESTYNYPNPDMIKALEFIENLRQNSEDTSIPDYDARGAFRPAEEPLFKKLEEGDQENQPWDTIRESPGEGRAEWAKLLLQALMQAESNDRVNDNPHHSARYHGHEGNIVGFEGNQQDYDGYEFPENDKVSRKQHAAYPEDGSRVNPYKRTNEIVEEEYTPQSLATLESAFRELGKHPGTRKEQGRLEEENFRKEEEDDISRDSDFAYEDVAEGEAWNSVETKDRHQHKEVQFHDEEAEVDRDSDRAGTNLKNSLAGFNEVDLDQLDSQEKATVEKESEDEMPDAAADLMLRYYKRLQDRMEEGQSRGNIGKTDRDRNVGNEKMPSRQSRGSEGEIDPEVVNQLVELSSRLQIPPDDIVKMLKDTEQKKQAEIEADLRNPPAGTSETAREDKRFRASYTRDYNVPDSGAEDLTTEDILNILGMDDRLRENPVYFRKDQSKPHLSGIRDPFGRLKGNRNQELFGLGGGIGRGAAHKQGINIDHEELARYLEEMLLKNPDFLNSADTPRSSVASSGRQQDPVKELLRGIDPRRATEIMSVINNLPSFAGNAYQAPRREQNGEDSSTVMQKLMELINEQNEERDRSVKELNRRMFGSDV; encoded by the coding sequence ATGGCGGTGATAAAAACGTTCACAAGCGGCACAATATTGACCCTCAGCATCCTACTTTATTCCGATTGCCTTAAGGCTGCTTCTTTGGTGCCGAACAGATACGATGCGAGTACTTTTAAAGAAAGCACGTACAACTATCCGAACCCGGATATGATTAAAGCCCTAGAGTTTATTGAGAATTTAAGGCAAAACAGTGAAGACACATCCATCCCAGACTATGATGCGAGAGGCGCTTTCCGTCCAGCTGAAGAGCCCCTCTTTAAAAAGTTAGAGGAAGGTGATCAAGAGAATCAGCCGTGGGACACCATCAGGGAATCTCCAGGTGAGGGCAGGGCTGAATGGGCCAAACTTCTCCTGCAAGCACTGATGCAAGCAGAAAGCAATGACAGGGTCAACGACAATCCTCACCATTCAGCTCGGTATCATGGTCATGAAGGGAACATAGTGGGGTTCGAAGGTAACCAGCAAGACTATGATGGATACGAGTTCCCTGAAAACGACAAAGTGTCGAGGAAGCAGCATGCCGCCTATCCAGAGGACGGTTCCAGAGTCAATCCCTATAAACGCACCAATGAAATAGTAGAGGAAGAGTACACCCCCCAGAGCCTTGCAACTCTGGAGTCCGCCTTCCGTGAACTAGGGAAACATCCAGGTACCCGCAAGGAACAAGGGAGACTGGAGGAAGAGAACTTCCGCAAAGAGGAGGAAGACGATATCTCCCGGGACAGTGATTTTGCCTATGAGGATGTGGCAGAGGGGGAGGCCTGGAACTCGGTTGAGACGAAGGACAGGCATCAGCACAAGGAAGTGCAGTTTCATGATGAGGAAGCCGAGGTGGACAGAGACTCGGACCGAGCAGGAACCAACCTGAAGAATTCGTTAGCTGGTTTCAATGAGGTCGATTTGGACCAGCTCGATTCCCAAGAGAAAGCGACAGTGGAGAAAGAAAGCGAGGATGAGATGCCGGATGCGGCGGCAGATTTAATGCTGCGATATTACAAGCGGCTGCAAGACAGAATGGAGGAGGGCCAATCGAGAGGGAACATCGGGAAAACAGATAGAGACAGGAATGTGGGAAATGAGAAAATGCCAAGCAGGCAGTCCCGAGGATCCGAGGGCGAAATTGACCCAGAGGTCGTGAACCAGTTGGTGGAACTGTCCAGCAGACTCCAAATACCCCCGGATGACATCGTCAAAATGCTGAAAGACACCGAGCAAAAGAAGCAAGCGGAGATCGAGGCTGATCTCCGCAACCCGCCTGCAGGGACCTCGGAAACTGCTCGAGAAGACAAGAGGTTCAGAGCTAGTTACACCAGAGACTACAATGTACCAGACAGCGGAGCTGAAGATCTCACTACAGAAGACATTCTGAATATCCTGGGGATGGATGATAGATTGCGTGAAAACCCCGTGTATTTCCGAAAAGATCAGTCCAAGCCCCATTTGTCAGGAATTCGCGACCCATTCGGAAGGTTGAAAGGGAATCGCAACCAGGAATTGTTCGGCCTCGGCGGTGGTATTGGCCGTGGAGCAGCACACAAACAGGGCATCAACATTGACCATGAAGAACTGGCCAGGTACCTGGAAGAGATGCTGCTCAAGAACCCCGACTTTCTGAACTCAGCCGACACCCCGCGGTCCAGTGTGGCTTCATCGGGCAGACAGCAGGACCCCGTCAAAGAGTTACTGCGTGGCATTGACCCGCGGAGAGCCACAGAAATTATGTCAGTAATAAATAATCTTCCAAGCTTTGCGGGAAACGCTTACCAGGCCCCTCGAAGAGAGCAGAATGGGGAAGATTCTTCCACAGTGATGCAGAAGCTGATGGAATTGATAAATGAACAGAATGAGGAGCGGGATCGCTCGGTAAAGGAATTAAACAGGAGAATGTTTGGTAGCGATGTCTAA